TGTGCTTTGGTAACACCGGGCATACAAATAATGTGGCTCCATTCGCCGTCTGTAGCCAGCTGCCATTGCATCCGTAGTTTTTCTGATGGTGCTTCAAACACGACGGTGATAGCACCTTCGTTGAGCCATGCATGTATGCCCAGTGCTTGCAGTTGTTGCAACGTGTAATCTGCTAATTCCAGGCTGGCCAAAGCTCTCTGGCGCATGCCTTCTTTGCCCAGTTTGCGTAAGGCATACCATAAAAAAATCGGGCTATGGCCGTTGCGGCTTCCAGTGATGGTGGTATCTACCGTGCCGATATATGGGATAGCTTTGCCGATGCGTTCTTTGTAATTCTTTTTTACCAATACCACACCGCAAGGAATGGGGACACCCAAAAACTTGTGACCACTAATGGCGATGCTATCGGCACCTGCAGCAAAATCGAATGGTTTACCGGTGCCCAGCAATGCTGCATACATACCCGCCAGTGCAGCATCGGCATGTATGTAGTGGCTCTTGATGGCCAACTGTTTTAAAATGCCTTTGATCTGCGGAATATCATCAATGGCTTCCGTCATGGTAGTGCCGATATTGGCAATGATGATGGCTGGTTTATCCCGATGCTGCATCAGCATTTGTTGTAAATCGTCATAATCGATTTCTCCATTTTCTTGCTGGCGAATTACAATGCTACGCAGGTTGAGCAGCTGAATGTTTTTCTGTACGCTGTAGTGGGTGGCTTCGGAATAATATACGATGCCGTCGGGATACAACTCACGGCTCAGGTACAAACTGTACAGGTTGCCTTCGGAGCCGCCGTTGGTAACATAGCCCCACCAGTTTTGTGCGGGTGCCTGAAAAAGCTGTGCAAAAAAGCTCAGCACTTCCCGTTCAAACATGCGGGAGTTAATTTGGCTGGTAGAACCTACCATGGGGTCACCAATATTGTTGAGCCGGTAGCGGAGCAACGGGTAGAGTTCTGAATAATCAATGTCGGTAGCGGATGGGTAACCAATGAAATGTTCACTGCGTTCTTGCATGCGTTCGGTAAAATGATTGAGGCATGCCCGGTCTTGCTCACTTAAATCGTATGTCATGGTATTGCTTGTTGCGGGCAAATCTATTTTCGCAGACAATATTTATGGCTGATGTTCATCATCGCAGCAAATTATGCTGAATGTCATGGTTTGCTCAGTAGTTTATTGCGGATCTTTGCCATTATACAATACCGAACAGAAAAAAGTGATGGGCGTAAAATTGGATCAGATAGACATTGCGATGCTAAACTTGCTGCAGCAGGATGCATCGCTGGGGGTGAAGGAAATTGCTGCCCGGGTAGGGCTAAGTCAGTCACCCACTTTTGAGCGGCTGAAAAAACTGAAGCAGGAAGGCTATATCAAAAAAATAGTAGCCTTGGTCGACAACAAGAAGCTCGACAAAAACCTGGTGGCCATTTGCATGATTACACTCAAGGAGCAAGGCATTGAAACCAAGCAAAACTTTGAGGCGCAAACAGCTCAAATGCCGGAAGTGATGGAAGTGCTTTGTGTATCGGGTGGTTGGGATTACATTTTGAAAGTGGCTACCAAAGACATGCCTTCGTTTCATCATTTCATCAGCAACCGGCTGGCGCCGATTCAGCACATTGCCAACATCAACAGCAACTTTATCTTGAATGAAGTAAAGTACGATACGGCTTTTTTAATAGAGCCCTGATGTTTTATTCACTCGGCTCTTGCATCATGCCACTGCCGAGATCGTATATCTGGCGTATTTCTGAAAGGATACTTTCGAAGTCGATATGCAAATCGATGAGTTCACCGCTGTGCAAATCAAACACCCAACCATGTACCGATGGAAAGCCTTGTTGCAAATAGGCTTTTTGCAATGCCGCCGTTTTAATCACGTTGATGCATTGCTCTTGCACGTTTAGTTCTACAAGGCGTTTGTATTTTTCTTCTTCATCCGCAATGGCATTCAGTTCTTCTTTGTGCAATCGGTACACGTCCCGGATATTGCGCAGCCATGGGTTGAGTATGCCCATGTCTTTTGCTTGCATGGCCGCCTTTACGCCACCGCAATTGTAATGTCCACATACTACCACATGCTTTACCCGCAAATGTTTAATCGCATAGTCGATGACGGCGGCAGAGTTGGGGTCGGTGCTGGGAATGATGTTGCCCACATTGCGGTGCACAAACATTTCGCCCGGGTGAATGCCCGTCATTTCTTCGGCCGATACGCGGCTATCGCTACAGCCGATGTATAAAATTTCCGGCGACTGGCTTTGGGCGAGTTGTTCAAAAAAATGTTGGTCACCTGCTTTTTTGCTGGCGGCCCAGCGGCGGTTGTTGTCAAATATTTGGTCGTAAAAATTCATGTTGTTGTATTGGGCTTTCGCAAGACGTCGTTTGCGGTTGTAAAAATACGTATGCCCGTTGTTGTGGCATCATGTCTGTCCTGATGGTAGCTGGCGACAAAATGCGTATCTCGAAAATACACAGCGATGAATGGCTGTACCTTTGCACTCTAAATTTTTATTATGGAGTCTTTACAAAATAAAGTGACGTTGGTAACGGGTGCCAGCAAAGG
The Phnomibacter ginsenosidimutans genome window above contains:
- a CDS encoding histidine decarboxylase; this translates as MTYDLSEQDRACLNHFTERMQERSEHFIGYPSATDIDYSELYPLLRYRLNNIGDPMVGSTSQINSRMFEREVLSFFAQLFQAPAQNWWGYVTNGGSEGNLYSLYLSRELYPDGIVYYSEATHYSVQKNIQLLNLRSIVIRQQENGEIDYDDLQQMLMQHRDKPAIIIANIGTTMTEAIDDIPQIKGILKQLAIKSHYIHADAALAGMYAALLGTGKPFDFAAGADSIAISGHKFLGVPIPCGVVLVKKNYKERIGKAIPYIGTVDTTITGSRNGHSPIFLWYALRKLGKEGMRQRALASLELADYTLQQLQALGIHAWLNEGAITVVFEAPSEKLRMQWQLATDGEWSHIICMPGVTKAQIDAFIDDLRNDLQTPGIHTTPLLHAN
- a CDS encoding Lrp/AsnC family transcriptional regulator, whose protein sequence is MGVKLDQIDIAMLNLLQQDASLGVKEIAARVGLSQSPTFERLKKLKQEGYIKKIVALVDNKKLDKNLVAICMITLKEQGIETKQNFEAQTAQMPEVMEVLCVSGGWDYILKVATKDMPSFHHFISNRLAPIQHIANINSNFILNEVKYDTAFLIEP
- a CDS encoding carbonic anhydrase — its product is MNFYDQIFDNNRRWAASKKAGDQHFFEQLAQSQSPEILYIGCSDSRVSAEEMTGIHPGEMFVHRNVGNIIPSTDPNSAAVIDYAIKHLRVKHVVVCGHYNCGGVKAAMQAKDMGILNPWLRNIRDVYRLHKEELNAIADEEEKYKRLVELNVQEQCINVIKTAALQKAYLQQGFPSVHGWVFDLHSGELIDLHIDFESILSEIRQIYDLGSGMMQEPSE